Proteins from a genomic interval of Arvicola amphibius chromosome 10, mArvAmp1.2, whole genome shotgun sequence:
- the LOC119825320 gene encoding olfactory receptor 5AC1-like: protein MEGNRTLLTEFVLRGITDRPELQVPLFLVFFFIYVITMVGNLGLIFLILKDPHLHTPMYIFLGNLAFADACTSSSVTPKMLMKFLNKNDMISLGECFSQFYFFCSSATAECYLLVAMAYDRYVAICNPLHYVVVMSKRLCVQFIIVSYLIGLLHALLYVGMLFRLTFCSSNIIDHFFCDLIPLYTISCTDPFINALLLFIFAVFIQLSTFMSIIISYIRVLLAILKTKSEKGRSKAFSTCSAHLVSVSLFYGTLFVIYVLSGSDTENYQGKLYSLFYTIIIPLLNPFIYSLRNKEVLGALRKLTK, encoded by the coding sequence ATGGAAGGAAACAGGACTCTGCTGACTGAGTTTGTTCTCAGAGGAATAACAGATCGTCCAGAGCTGCAAGTCCCCCTGTTTCTGGTGTTCTTCTTCATCTACGTCATCACCATGGTGGGCAACCTTGGCTTAATCTTTCTCATCTTAAAGGATCCCCATCTTCACACTCCCATGTACATTTTCCTGGGAAATTTAGCCTTTGCTGATGCCTGTACTTCATCCTCTGTGACTCCAAAGATgcttatgaaatttttaaataagaatgacaTGATATCCCTGGGTGAGTGTttctctcaattttattttttttgttcaagTGCGACTGCGGAATGTTACCTCCTGGTAgcgatggcctatgaccgctatgtagCCATCTGCAACCCTCTGCACTATGTAGTTGTAATGTCCAAAAGACTTTGTGTTCAGTTCATAATTGTGTCGTATCTAATTGGACTTCTACATGCCTTACTTTATGTAGGGATGTTATTTAGGTTAACGTTTTGCAGCTCCAATATAATAGATCATTTCTTCTGTGATCTCATACCACTCTATACAATTTCTTGCACTGACCCATTCATTAATGCattgctcctttttatttttgctgtgtttaTACAACTGAGTACTTTTATGAGCATTATAATTTCTTATATTCGTGTGCTTTTGGCCATCCTGAAAACAAAGTCTGagaaaggcagaagcaaagccttctccacctgcagtgcccatcttgtgtctgtctctttgttctATGGCACCCTCTTTGTCATATACGTGCTCTCTGGATCTGACACAGAAAATTATCAGGGtaaattgtattcattattcTACACCATCATCATTCCTCTGCTGAACCCCTTTATTTATAGCCTAAGAAACAAAGAAGTTTTGGGTGCTTTGAGAAAACTCACAAAATGA